Genomic segment of Citrus sinensis cultivar Valencia sweet orange chromosome 7, DVS_A1.0, whole genome shotgun sequence:
TCCTTCAGTTTTTGGAAAtagatttaattctttattcatacaattgatttaaaaatgaaGCATAAATCAATTTGTTTAGCACTTACCTCCCCTGTTGGAGCACAAGTGGCCAGCCATAGCTTGCTACTCGGGCAAGACCTTGAAAGCTTGATAAAAcaagttattttttagtaatacAAGATTTGACTTAGGTCTCGATTCTAAATCTACATTTTGTAAAAATCATATCCCCGCATCCATCTCACTTGGATGCTATGAACATTCTTGAGCTATTTATAACGCAcaaaattttccaatttgCCAGCTGTTGTATATGTTCGTTTACATTAAATAGCTCATACTGGCCAAATGAGACCAGACCAGTCAAGCGTTAAGGAGAACAAGCCAAGTCTTCTTAAGTACTTGAGCAAAGCAGTGGTAGATATTAGCCAAAAGAGAAGTGGCAAATATTAGCCAAATACTACCATTACGTATGCATATACCAAAAAGGTCACCTGGGTTGTGAAATAGGACAATTAAATCAAAGTAACCGTAGACTTGCCCTTCAATtcaacttatattttctaGTCTCGTTCGGCGCACCAAATGATACACACACCATTGATGAAGTCATGAATCAAACTTTACCCGTTGATATACCATGGCGGCGCAGGCTTTCTGTATGctgttgaaaataattttcttaaacttTTACTGCCCTGCAAATGAAGATGTACAATCTCTGTGATGTTTCCATACAGCATGTCAGTCAACAtactaattttctttgtagtgGAAAATAGCAGTAGTATTAGCTATTGTTAATGGTGAAAAACAAGGAAAGTTGATTTCGTGAATAGTCCTTGTCTCCTCTCATGGCTTCTGCATTTGTTTTGCTAGTATGACTCTTCACCATTTTGCAAATTATTACTGCTCAACAACATCACCACCGCCAACCAAAATCAATAAGGGTAGGCTCTTCACTGTCACCTTCCAGGCAACCCAGCTCATGGCACTCATCTTCAGGCTGATTTGAATTTGGGTTCTACAAATAAGGCTCTGGCTTTTCAGTAGGAATTTGGTTAGCCAGTCCTCCAGGAAATACAACTGTTTGGACTGCAAATCGAGATGACGTACCTGTATCATTAAAAGCTACACCGACATTAACCATTGGTGGCAAGCTCATTCCGAGTACTGTATGACTATGTGGCTCTATTGCAGcatgttaaaatatatatatcacgCTTTGCACACCCGTCCAGCAAAACTTTGCatgaataaatttacttttgcCATGACTGgctgttttaaattttaatgaaattaattatatacaaaGATGTAGTCACCAACCAGAAAATATATAGAGCAACTGAGTACATATCACTTTTACAGAGTTATGAATACATTCTGACAAGAGCAAACACCTAACCACCATTTAATTTACAGAGGCAAAATCTCGAACCAGTTTTTAGGCAACCATCACTTTTGGACAAATTCAAAACATTATAAATAACTTGGGTTGACATGTAAGATGCAAGAGGGACTCCTAGATGGCTAAACCTTGGTGATGATGAATAAAACCTAAGCGAAAAGTTCTTTCTTAATGTACTAGACTGGTAAACAAGTATTTATGAATGTTCCCCAAAAGATACAATGAAGACAACCTCGATTGACGTCAATGTAAATGAGGTCAACAATGTCTGCAATGTAGAAATATTAGCATTCTGAGAAGCAACTGATATGCTGAAGGAGGTGTCAAAGGAGACGTAATTAAGGATGCCCAATTCAATACACAAGGGAAGTCAGAGACTCAGAGTTATGGGATATGAAAAGGTGCTCTTAGTATTGCACTATTCCTTCTCAGGAATCTATGGTGATAGAATTCGTTGAAGGACAAACGATCCACTGCAATGAATTGAGAAGACTGTAAGGGATGACTGCAATAAACCAGgagtaaataaaagtataattatCTGGTGAATGTTAATATATGAAGCTCAAATATGGAGTAGATGATACCTGTATTTGCAGAAAGTAGCTTTAAGCACATATCAACACAATCTGGATGCAAAGCAGGGACGATAAGCTGAGAAAATGGAAGATGCTTACATGAATTGATGTTCCTCaccaactgaaaaaaaaaaaacttattagcTAAGATTCAAGCTAGCTCACTGTTAGGAATATTAATCTATGCAAAAATACGCTACCTGGACATTATTCCTACCAGAGAAAGGTGGGTAGCCATTAAGAAGCTCAAAAAGAATTGCCCCAACGCTCCACATATCAACCTACaaagaaagttttaaaactttcAGTAAATTCCGATGCATTTTAATAGCACAGAATCAATATCtaggaaacaaagaaattcaCCTTCTCATCATATCTTTGAAATTGGAGAACTTCAGGAGCCATGTATAATGGGGATCCACAAACTTTCTCAGCGTAATTGCCTGGATACAGGGTGCTGCTTAAAATATGAAGCAAACAGTCAATTTTAAGCTCCAGACTTTTCAAGAATGAAACTTCTGCATAATGTTTACATTTTAAAACTAcaatagaaacaaaagaacAGAAAAAGTCAACATTCAAACACACTTCCAGGACATTGTCAAAAATAAGAACTATCCTCGCACAATATATTTGTATCCTTCTACTAAAAGTTTACCATGAAAGACCAAAATCTGCTATCTTGAGCATCACATCGTCATCTAGGCCAGATAGTAAAATGTTCTGTTCCACCAAAAGCAACAGCAAAGTCAATTTAAAAACTTACAATCTCGAAAACATACaatgttttaaaatgaaaacatataaaattaaaataaagaaaattcatgtGTAGAAACACTGAAAATTTGGCAGTTTAGTGACAACTATACAATCACTGACGACGTTCAAAGTTCCTTTGAACTTCCCAAAATAGGAGCACAAAATAGTAGCTCATCAAACTTTAAGCTTGTGCAAGATTGTTCATTTTCTCGATTTCATCACTTTCTTGACAAACACACTAAAGAGCAAACCATATAAAGCAACCACAATCCTCTAGGGAACTCCATCCTCTATGATTAGCACCAACCAAGACTCTCATTTAGTTATTCATGGTATATTTCTCATGGAACAGAGAGAACCAGGTAGCAGCACAAAGAAAGAAGTAGAAGGTGCAGGGGATGACATACAACATGTTCACAGAAAAACTGCAAGAGCAAACAAGAACAGGGCCACACTGCGCAAACAACTAATGGTAAGCGGCATCTTCCATGTTCATAGAATCATTtagagaaacaaaattttccaaataaGTTAGAAATTCAAGACAATAAACCACAACACATAACTCTTCATACCTCTGGTTTCAAATCTCTATGGATAATGTGGTGAGAATTTAGAATTTCCAAACCTGCTCCTGCAACAAGGAATCAAGGATTCAGTCACATTCTTTTATATCTTACTTGATACAGGGAAGTGATTGGAGCAACAAAAATGCACAACTATTGACCAAAGGCTGGTAATGAGCTACCGAGCTGCTGAAGAAACTTTCTGGCAGTCTGCTCTGGAACCCTTCCATGCAGCCGAATGTAAGATGAAAGATTACCCCCAGCACAAAACTCAACCACAAGGAATATACAATTTTCAGCCTGACAGCAGAGGCAGCCAACTTCAATTTGTCATAGTACTATCGTTACATAAATGATTTATATATCATTTGCAACAGCCTATACGGCTTTCTTTATTAAGGGAATGGTGTAGCTCTAAGACAAATATGCCTAAGTACGAACAGATTTGGACAATCAAGAAATcacttattttaaattgtaatttgcatGCAACGGGCATGCCGCCAGACcatttaataacaaaaatgtgTATGAGGGACAGGAAAATAGAAATCCAAAAAGTATGCTTAATTCCAACACATCTTATCTTACATAAACTATTTGCATCCCCAATTCAAggtataaataataaaattgattagcTAAAATCAACCATTTGCATTTTCCAATTCAAGGTATAAAATAAGTTAGCTAAAAATAgtcagaaaagaaaataaaagaaccaCAAAAAATAGCATAGTTTGAACATTAAGACCATCCTTTTCTCTAATAAGCAATTTGCATCTCCATgtcatgataaaaaataatggtcaTTTATGGAATATCCAATTGATAAAATCAACTTAACCAACAGgctaatgaattaatgaatcTGCATTCCAAGATAAATCTACACTAAATTAACAACTATTATctccaaaataattaaagaaaaatctaaaaatacaTTTTCAGACCTCCAAGCTGATTTGAACAATCAGTTAACAAATGCAATTCAGCAAACACTTGACAAGTATCCAACAGCTTatccaaaaatgaaattaaaaaaattaagcagaCAGTTATGCTCTTACAACAAATCAAGCAAAATCATACGGGACGATCCTTTATCAAAGATAATTAAATGGATATCCCACAAACAGgctaaaaatcaaaaccaatgaactaaatataaataaattacattaccCAAATCAAAGAAACTCAAATTCAACAAACGCAAGAAAGGCAATTAAGAATCTGAAATTTCCATTTAAAGGGCTCACCTGGAAAGCGTCAAAAAGGCGAATTATGTTGGGGTGATTGACAGAGGAGAGGAAATTGAGCTCACAATCCAAGCAGCTCTTGAGGTGCTTGTTgagtttttcaacataaactTGCTTCACGGCCACCACATCACCTGATGACAAGTGCTCCGCTTTCCACACTGTTGAGAGTGAATTTGAACTCTCTCcaatttttgattttaatgCATAGTCTCCcactgttttgttttttgagaGTTTGTTTTGTTCCATTTCTGCTCTGGAAACTCATAAGAGTCCTGtcacaaaagataaaataatggAAACTCATCAGGGTAAGGCCGAGTTGCTACCGTGTTCTAATGCTTTCCCTTTGCGCGAGGTTATAAATAGTGCGTGACACGTGTCATGCGATgaaaatttacgaaaatattaattttaaataattagttagGGTAAATTTCACTACAACCCCGATTAATGTTCGTAATCACTAATGAGTCTCTATTAGATTGTATGTCATCAAGGCGCGCCAAAACCCTTTTCTTGTCCCGAATTCAAATTAGAGCATCAATTAggggtattttaaaaaatcattcatttttatttactttttgaaaaaatggtAGAAATGTACTCATCATATTGGTCAACTGTAGTCAATCACTAAAAATATCAGGTGCTATAACAGCACCGGtctttttcttatcattaACTAATTGATGCTAATAgtgataagaaaaatgatataacttttacactttaaaaatttctttcaatattATGCTATTTTGTgcacttatttattaaatttgagaatttaaattttattttgtacactcattaaaatattaaaaatattctaatttaaaccacttaaattaattcactcaaaacaaccaaaaaaaaaaactatcaaGCAAAGCcagaaaaagatttaaaaattaaaaatttagcatATACTTGCAACAAACAGATTCAATTGAAGttgtaaagaaattttttaaacataatttttagttatttatttttgtttactaTAGAATATGcttaataatgatttttgcactcccaaattttttaacatcaaGAAGAATGAATTTTGTTTGCCCCCAATAACAACTGAAAAGAAATGGCGATTTAacgggggggaaaaaaaaagaagctagATGATGCTGCTACTGGATGCAGCAGTTTATATGGGCTCAGTTTCAGCTTCCTCcctattttccattttttttttcaaatcaaaataaaaaatttgaccaTCTTCACAATagtttatttcaatttaatgtTTTGAAGAGAAATGGACACTTAAATctcaagatttaaaaaaatgatcataaagaccctcaattttttattgaaaaataccAAAACCCCCTTTTGACAATAATACCCtttaaatttagtaattaaaaaattaactttaaagttTTGTAactaatacaaatttaatataaataatatagtctatctagtagactaataatattaaattatttttaacatttaaaataatattaaaatattatattattttaataatatatttgtatttattataaagattttaaataattttctgggttaaattgattttacaATTAGCAAAATATATCCCTATTATAAATacgaaatttattatttacataatatttaaaataattttaattttaatttatttactatagtattatgtttctatttgttattaaaatttactttaattataataaaatatgtctaatagattgtgaaatataaaaatattttttaaatattaaaatgtatgtattattatatttatttcaataccATATTTctgtttattataaaattttcaagtcaatttttttggaatttataAAGTCAAATGGTATGATGGTAAAAAGAAGGGTCTTTGTATCTCTTACTAAAAACTTAGGGTCTTAATGGCCATCTTCCTAAATCTTAGGGGTGTagatgtcatttttcttattttgaaaatcaaaaggGTCTCATAAATCTTGtagtcaaaatattttaaaatattgatttgcTCATTGTCCAAGTAAGTTTTGTTCAAGATGctggaaataaaattttaatatttaaagcaAAAGAATTACAGATTGAATAATGAGTGCACTATATCATaagtattcaaaataattataatatacatgacttataataaattgttcTTAATAGTAATTCACATGATGAGTATTtctgtaataaattattttaataaaggatGGGGCTATTTAAACcataaaaatactttttgtacctttttttgtaaaatttaatataacaaaaagaaCCAtacagaaaattattatttaagacAAAGATAAGCCTTTTTAACACCcttcttcttctgcttcttcttcttccgtTTCTTTGTCTTCTCCACATCCATGTTATCttgtaaatttaaatagtCTGTTTATCATTCATTGCAATTGCAGCCTTATAAGAATAGCAATGTAAATGGAATTATGGAGACTGACGAAAATTACCTATAGTAATACAATTTACTTGATCATAGAGTTCAACCTTTCTCATTGTTctagtggaaaaaaaaaagaaatcaacaaatattctagtaaagaaattataaaaatcatattcataaactatccaaagacaaaaaaaaaaaaaaaaatcagatttcATGAATACTGTTAAAACAAAAAGGCCCACCAAATAAATCAAGATGATGTTGTCATTTTTTggaaatacatatatatatatataacctaTATGATTGTTTATACCGGAggtgatttctttttaatgattaCTGTTTATAGAAAGGAATcgtaggaaaaaaataaataaaaaggggAATCATAAGAATGGAAAAGAAGatactaaaacaaaaaagatgaaattagattttgatgaatatggacaaaattttggaggtatagaaataaaatattgaggTTTTTAATTagggttaattttgaattacagAAAGtttaaagatgaaaattcttatttCATACTTTTGTTAATGGAGTGTATAGAGTAAATGGGTGTAGAGAGTTATTACTTAATTCAAATAACCCCAccctttaataaaatataagtatttagagtaatttttaaagtgtATATTAAAGCAGTAGATTatcatgttttaaaaaatagaaatcgAAAGTAAAAGCATTGCACAGATCGATCGTAACATGCATTCAGCGGGAATATAAGATTTTACACTCcgatataatttaatattattccATGAGACTAAAGATTAATAACTTTGACTGGAAATTTATACAAATCACGCCCTCCTACCTATAAAAACCTCCTTAGCAGCACCTAATTTTGCCACGACATCTATTATTTGCATTCGCTCGGATGGAGATTCCATTGAGCACAGAACTCCAATTTTCACTATAGTAGCCAAGCACTCCTCGATTTTGGCTCCATAATTTCCAGGATTACTAGAGTTGCTCGCCCTTGGTTTCAAGTCCAACAACAAAGAAGGATCAACaatttccattaatttttctggTAGAGACATCTTGGCAAATTCATGGAGAGTCAAACCGTCATTAAACATGTTATCGGTTGGCCGTCTTCTTGTAAACATCTCTAGCAATAAGATTCCAAAGCTGTACACATCTCCTGTCATGGACACATCCCCGCCCATGCCATActcttgaaaaggaaaaagacaTTTCGGATTCTTTGTGTTAGATACTAACAATCAAAcattaacattatttaaaagtacAAAGTGTcaaatatgaatataaataCCTGGGGCTATATAACCGACAGTTCCTTTTATCCCAATTGAACTTGATGAAGTTTCAAGAATTGTACAAGGTGAGCGATCAGAAAGAAATCTTGCAAGCCCGAAGTCACCTACATGGGCGATCAAGTCATAATCAAGTAGAATATTGCTTGGCTTTATATCACCATGAACAATTGGCGGTTGGCAGTGATGGTGAAGATATTCAATTACAGAAGCCACATCAATGACTACGTTCAGTCTTTGAATGAGATTTAAGTTGCCTGCTTCAAGTTGATCATTGCTCTGGTGCAGCCAATCCTCCAAACTTCCACATGGCAAGTATTCGTAAACAAGAGCCTTGAACTCAATCCCTTTAAAATCAATGCTTGAGCAAAcagtgatgattttgatgagatTTCGATGGCGAATATTTCTTAATGCTTCACATTCAGCAACAAAACTCTTGGTTGCACCCTTTTGCTTAAGATTCATTACCTTCACTGCTACTGGCATTGCATTTTCACCAAGATTCCCCTTGTACACGGAGCCAAAGCTTCCCTGACCAATTAtgtttgatgatgaaaattcatttgttgCCTTACTTAGCTCCGCATAGGAAACCATCGGAAATCGTTGTTCCACCCGCAACGTGCTTGAGGATTTATGTGCAAGTTTCCTTCTTCGATTTTCAACAACAGTACGGCATGTTAATAAGATGAGAACTGACCCAATCACAGGAAGCAGAACCTTGAGAAGAGTGACTGTTGATTTTCTTGGTCTAGTAGAATGGCAAGGTGGCAAGTGCAGTTCATTTAAACCCCCACAAAGCTTCTCATTCCCAAGTagagaaatattaattttactacTGAAAACTCCTTTTGTTGGTACTTCACCCTCAAAGTGATTATAAGACAAGTTTAAGAGTTCCAAGAACAATAAATTCTCGAAATATTTTGGAATCTGACCTGACAAATTATTGCATGAGAGATCTATCGCTTTAATGCTTTTCAAAGAATTCAAAGCAAAAGGAATGCTACCGCTGAAAGAATTTTCATGCATATCAAGATATTCTAAGCTTGTACAAGAACTTAGAGTAGTAGGAATTTCACCGGAAAATTGATTTCTAGATACATACAAGGCACCTAGATTCTTCAAGTTTCCAACTTCTACGGGAATAGGACCACCAAGAAGGTTATCAGACAGATCTAGGAGAGTTGAAAGGGTCTTTATGCCGAGGATTTGTTTTGGCAAGGCACCAGTGATTCTATTTTGGGAAATAGATAattccatcaaattttgacaattCCCAAGGGATGAGGGTATACCGCCTTTCAAGTTGTTGATTCTTAGCCAAAGACCAGTCAATAATGTCAAGTTGCCAAGAGAGTCAGGGATGGTCCCAGTCATGTTGTTTGCAGACAAGCTCATAGCTTGTAGGTTTCTGAGTTCACCAATGGTATGAGGAATAATGCCATTTAGTTGGTTATAATGCAGATAAAGGGCATTCAATTTGAtaagatttttcatttcaaaaggTATGCTGCCAGATATTTGGTTGTGTTGCATGTCAATACTGGTCACAGTTGTTGAGAGGTTGACTATCGAATGTGGTAGCACTCCTCCAAATCTATTGGAACCAATTTCAAGCGCTTCCAATTTGCTGCAGTTTGTGAGAAGGGTTACAAAATCAAGATCACTGATTGTTCCACCACCTAAATTATTGTCTTTCAAATTGAGCCAATTTAGATTCAGGAGACTGCCAAAATCAATTCTCACATTCCCACTGAAAGAATTATCAAACAGTTCAAGCCCCTTAAGGTTTGAAACATTGGACAGTGAATGTGGGAGAGTACCTGTAAGATTGTTTTGTCCTACATTTAGATATGCCAGATTCGGAAGATTAAAACCTATGTCAACTGGAAGACTTCCTTCGAATCTATTAAACGCTAAAGAAATCGTCTGAAGGGAAGAGAtgttaaaaattgaaacaggAAACGTACCAAAGAAGTTATTTTCCTCTATGCTGAAGTAGTATAAATCTCTTAATTGACCTAGACAGTCAGGAAATCTCCCACTCAATCCATTCACTCCaatattaattacttgaaGAGCTGAGAGATTCCCAATGGAAGGTGGGAACTGGCCTGTTAACTGATTGTCTGCAAAGGATAATACCTCAAGCTTCAACCAGCTGTAACCAATATCTACTGGAACTTCTCCCACAAGGTGGTTTCGGCGGACACGGAAATTGATGAGGTTAGAGCAACGGGACAAATTGGTGGGTATTTTACcagaaaaagaattatttgTCAGCAATAGAGTTTCAAGCCTGAACAGACGACCAGCTTCATTGGGAATTTCACCATAGAAATCGTTGTTAGCCAGGTTGATGACTCTAAGGAAGCTGAGATTCCCAACATAAGGCGATAAGAAACCCCCTATGCTTTGGTTTCTCAAATCTAACTCAGTTACTCTTTGGTGTCGATGACCACAAGTCACGCCTGTCCATTGGCACAAGTTGATAGAATTGTTCCATGAACTTGTAACACCAAGTGGATCCTGAAGCTGTGACTTTATGGCAAGCAAAGCAAGACGATCTGTCTCGTTTGAAAGGGCGAAACAACTATCAGAATTAAGCAATGAAAACAAGCTAAAGCACCATACTAAAGTGGCAAGGCAGCTCATGGAATTGGAATTTAGCATGTTTGAGCGTGAAGCGGGGAACAAGATACGGCTGCTCAATGTTGTGCTCAGAATGTGTGGACGATTGTTTCAACTTCATGTGATGGGTTTTTAAATcacacaaaatacaaaattttcttcattgtttGGTGTGGACCACCTCAACATCATgtcaattcatttatttaaatttaacacgaGAACACGAGTTGACACTCCTATTCATATTGCCTGTCAATTTAGCAGTGGTAcagctaattaattaaggaaCAACAAATAATAAGGCTGCTAACAGTTAGGAGTATTAAGCCACGAATCATGCGACTGCTCGAATGGGCGGCCAAACACCGCAAACTCAGAACGACATCGTTTTGGTTTTGCCTATTCGGGCACCCATTCGGACAAACGAGAATTTTCCTTATGCTATAAGAAAGTGGCAAGCAGCTCATGGAAAAGGAATTTATCGTGTTCAAACTTTGAGGGTTTTTATTAGGCTGTGCTCAAAATGTGTACATGATGGatgcaacttcaaaaaaaaaaaaaaaaaaaaaaaaacttcaagtGAAGGGCTTTTAGAGCAGATTTTCTTCGTATCCTGAATTAAACCGAGTGTCAGTCAATAAAACGCAGCTGAGTAGTTGAATGCATGGTTGTTGGAGTCTTTGGACattaaaaactattaaaatagtttttggacattaaaaactattaaaatagTCTTTGGACattaaaaactattaaaatagTCTTTGGACattaaaaactattaaaatagttttaataatattatgtttattaatttgaaatatgtaatttttatgtttgttctaataatttatttttagttatttgaaggatttcaaataaatctttgggttaaatagattttataactaataaatatctcatgtattaataatattaaaattactattttacataatatttaaaagaatttaaat
This window contains:
- the LOC102623575 gene encoding serine/threonine-protein kinase ATG1t-like isoform X6, which translates into the protein MEQNKLSKNKTVGDYALKSKIGESSNSLSTVWKAEHLSSGDVVAVKQVYVEKLNKHLKSCLDCELNFLSSVNHPNIIRLFDAFQAENCIFLVVEFCAGGNLSSYIRLHGRVPEQTARKFLQQLGSSLPAFGAGLEILNSHHIIHRDLKPENILLSGLDDDVMLKIADFGLSCSTLYPGNYAEKVCGSPLYMAPEVLQFQRYDEKVDMWSVGAILFELLNGYPPFSGRNNVQLIVPALHPDCVDMCLKLLSANTVDRLSFNEFYHHRFLRRNSAILRAPFHIP
- the LOC102623575 gene encoding serine/threonine-protein kinase ATG1t-like isoform X1, with the protein product MEQNKLSKNKTVGDYALKSKIGESSNSLSTVWKAEHLSSGDVVAVKQVYVEKLNKHLKSCLDCELNFLSSVNHPNIIRLFDAFQAENCIFLVVEFCAGGNLSSYIRLHGRVPEQTARKFLQQLGSSLPAFGAGLEILNSHHIIHRDLKPENILLSGLDDDVMLKIADFGLSCSTLYPGNYAEKVCGSPLYMAPEVLQFQRYDEKVDMWSVGAILFELLNGYPPFSGRNNVQLVRNINSCKHLPFSQLIVPALHPDCVDMCLKLLSANTVDRLSFNEFYHHRFLRRNSAILRAPFHIP
- the LOC102623575 gene encoding serine/threonine-protein kinase ATG1t-like isoform X2 codes for the protein MEQNKLSKNKTVGDYALKSKIGESSNSLSTVWKAEHLSSGDVVAVKQVYVEKLNKHLKSCLDCELNFLSSVNHPNIIRLFDAFQAENCIFLVVEFCAGGNLSSYIRLHGRVPEQTARKFLQQLGSSLPAFGAGLEILNSHHIIHRDLKPENILLSGLDDDVMLKIADFGLSCTLYPGNYAEKVCGSPLYMAPEVLQFQRYDEKVDMWSVGAILFELLNGYPPFSGRNNVQLVRNINSCKHLPFSQLIVPALHPDCVDMCLKLLSANTVDRLSFNEFYHHRFLRRNSAILRAPFHIP
- the LOC102623575 gene encoding serine/threonine-protein kinase ATG1t-like isoform X9 yields the protein MEQNKLSKNKTVGDYALKSKIGESSNSLSTVWKAEHLSSGDVVAVKQVYVEKLNKHLKSCLDCELNFLSSVNHPNIIRLFDAFQLHGRVPEQTARKFLQQLGAGLEILNSHHIIHRDLKPENILLSGLDDDVMLKIADFGLSCSTLYPGNYAEKVCGSPLYMAPEVLQFQRYDEKVDMWSVGAILFELLNGYPPFSGRNNVQLVRNINSCKHLPFSQLIVPALHPDCVDMCLKLLSANTVDRLSFNEFYHHRFLRRNSAILRAPFHIP
- the LOC102623575 gene encoding serine/threonine-protein kinase ATG1t-like isoform X8; the encoded protein is MEQNKLSKNKTVGDYALKSKIGESSNSLSTVWKAEHLSSGDVVAVKQVYVEKLNKHLKSCLDCELNFLSSVNHPNIIRLFDAFQLHGRVPEQTARKFLQQLGSSLPAFGAGLEILNSHHIIHRDLKPENILLSGLDDDVMLKIADFGLSCSTLYPGNYAEKVCGSPLYMAPEVLQFQRYDEKVDMWSVGAILFELLNGYPPFSGRNNVQLVRNINSCKHLPFSQLIVPALHPDCVDMCLKLLSANTVDRLSFNEFYHHRFLRRNSAILRAPFHIP
- the LOC102623575 gene encoding serine/threonine-protein kinase ATG1t-like isoform X5, encoding MEQNKLSKNKTVGDYALKSKIGESSNSLSTVWKAEHLSSGDVVAVKQVYVEKLNKHLKSCLDCELNFLSSVNHPNIIRLFDAFQAENCIFLVVEFCAGGNLSSYIRLHGRVPEQTARKFLQQLGAGLEILNSHHIIHRDLKPENILLSGLDDDVMLKIADFGLSCTLYPGNYAEKVCGSPLYMAPEVLQFQRYDEKVDMWSVGAILFELLNGYPPFSGRNNVQLVRNINSCKHLPFSQLIVPALHPDCVDMCLKLLSANTVDRLSFNEFYHHRFLRRNSAILRAPFHIP
- the LOC102623575 gene encoding serine/threonine-protein kinase ATG1t-like isoform X4, giving the protein MEQNKLSKNKTVGDYALKSKIGESSNSLSTVWKAEHLSSGDVVAVKQVYVEKLNKHLKSCLDCELNFLSSVNHPNIIRLFDAFQAENCIFLVVEFCAGGNLSSYIRLHGRVPEQTARKFLQQLGAGLEILNSHHIIHRDLKPENILLSGLDDDVMLKIADFGLSCSTLYPGNYAEKVCGSPLYMAPEVLQFQRYDEKVDMWSVGAILFELLNGYPPFSGRNNVQLVRNINSCKHLPFSQLIVPALHPDCVDMCLKLLSANTVDRLSFNEFYHHRFLRRNSAILRAPFHIP
- the LOC102623575 gene encoding serine/threonine-protein kinase ATG1t-like isoform X7, with the protein product MEQNKLSKNKTVGDYALKSKIGESSNSLSTVWKAEHLSSGDVVAVKQVYVEKLNKHLKSCLDCELNFLSSVNHPNIIRLFDAFQAENCIFLVVEFCAGGNLSSYIRLHGRVPEQTARKFLQQLGSSLPAFGAGLEILNSHHIIHRDLKPENILLSGLDDDVMLKIADFGLSCSTLYPGNYAEKVCGSPLYMAPEVLQFQRYDEKVDMWSVGAILFELLNGYPPFSGRNNVQLIVPALHPDCVDMCLKLLSANTVIPYSLLNSLQWIVCPSTNSITIDS
- the LOC102623575 gene encoding serine/threonine-protein kinase ATG1t-like isoform X3, yielding MEQNKLSKNKTVGDYALKSKIGESSNSLSTVWKAEHLSSGDVVAVKQVYVEKLNKHLKSCLDCELNFLSSVNHPNIIRLFDAFQAENCIFLVVEFCAGGNLSSYIRLHGRVPEQTARKFLQQLGSSLPAFGAGLEILNSHHIIHRDLKPENILLSGLDDDVMLKIADFGLSCSTLYPGNYAEKVCGSPLYMAPEVLQFQRYDEKVDMWSVGAILFELLNGYPPFSGRNNVQLVRNINSCKHLPFSQLIVPALHPDCVDMCLKLLSANTVIPYSLLNSLQWIVCPSTNSITIDS
- the LOC102623575 gene encoding serine/threonine-protein kinase ATG1t-like isoform X10, whose product is MEQNKLSKNKTVGDYALKSKIGESSNSLSTVWKAEHLSSGDVVAVKQVYVEKLNKHLKSCLDCELNFLSSVNHPNIIRLFDAFQAENCIFLVVEFCAGGNLSSYIRLHGRVPEQTARKFLQQLGSSLPAFGAGLEILNSHHIIHRDLKPENILLSGLDDDVMLKIADFGLSCSTLYPGNYAEKVCGSPLYMAPEVLQFQRYDEKVDMWSVGAILFELLNGYPPFSAYRPCFASRLC